One Frankia alni ACN14a DNA window includes the following coding sequences:
- the add gene encoding adenosine deaminase: protein MRDLRHLPKGHLHLHFELGMRPSTLADLAAAAGIATPRTGGFTEFGGFSDVIGGILPVFRRPADFERLVDEMVSDAADEGVVYLEPSFWPYAHLGVFGSADAAWETVLARSEQAGARYGVTVRWMAAVDRVYDSPDQAVEVAHTALRHADRGIVGLGLHNDENGWPPEPFAAAFRVAREGGLLSTPHAGELDGPESVRGAVETLGADRLQHGIRAIEDPALVDDLLDRGTCLDVCPTSNVLLSVVPSLAAHPLPALLRAGVRCSINADDPLLFGPTCLEEYELCRRELGLSDEELAACARSSVLAGAAPQAVRAAALAGIDAWLATPAPLTAPAAG from the coding sequence ATGCGGGACCTCCGCCACCTGCCCAAGGGGCATCTGCACCTGCACTTCGAGCTGGGAATGCGGCCGTCGACGCTCGCCGATCTGGCCGCCGCCGCGGGCATCGCGACCCCCCGAACCGGGGGATTCACCGAGTTCGGCGGCTTCAGCGACGTGATCGGCGGAATCCTGCCGGTCTTCCGCCGTCCCGCGGACTTCGAGCGGCTCGTGGACGAGATGGTCAGCGACGCGGCCGACGAGGGCGTCGTCTACCTCGAGCCCAGCTTCTGGCCGTATGCCCACCTGGGCGTCTTCGGCAGCGCCGACGCCGCCTGGGAGACCGTGCTGGCCCGATCGGAACAGGCGGGCGCGCGGTACGGGGTCACGGTTCGCTGGATGGCCGCGGTGGACCGGGTCTACGACTCCCCCGATCAGGCGGTGGAGGTGGCCCACACCGCCCTGCGCCACGCCGATCGGGGCATCGTCGGTCTCGGACTGCACAACGACGAGAACGGCTGGCCGCCGGAGCCGTTCGCGGCCGCGTTCCGGGTGGCCCGGGAGGGCGGGCTGCTGTCGACCCCGCACGCCGGCGAGCTCGACGGTCCGGAGTCGGTGCGCGGCGCCGTCGAGACCCTCGGCGCCGACCGCCTGCAGCACGGCATCCGGGCGATCGAGGACCCGGCGCTCGTCGACGACCTGCTCGACCGGGGCACGTGCCTGGACGTCTGTCCCACCTCCAACGTGCTGCTGTCGGTGGTGCCCTCCCTGGCCGCGCACCCGCTGCCGGCGCTGCTGCGCGCCGGGGTGCGCTGCTCCATCAACGCGGACGATCCGCTGCTGTTCGGGCCCACCTGCCTGGAGGAGTACGAGCTGTGCCGCCGCGAGCTCGGCCTGTCCGACGAGGAGCTGGCGGCCTGCGCGCGTAGCTCGGTGCTCGCCGGCGCGGCCCCGCAGGCGGTGCGGGCGGCGGCCCTGGCCGGCATTGACGCCTGGCTCGCGACGCCGGCCCCGCTGACCGCTCCGGCCGCCGGCTGA
- a CDS encoding peptidoglycan recognition protein family protein: MAPTLYPPARLRPVRNTSGAMIQPTRGLIPHVQVGTGSLFGWFDNAASQVSSHLWLSRNGDFEQYVPFDQRAWAQAAGNPYWISCECEGYDTEDYTPVQITRLAELFGWGMREFGWKAEIADSPNGYGLGTHRMGGQAWGGHTCPGDLRAARRGDILSLALGDGRGVTSDPRERYAGRPTLREGARGADVVELQNALNIVFGHEAPIGDPNRISPDGAYGPRTTARVASLQRYASPWFGRIPDDGVCGTNTWRKIGYILTGMNRTV, encoded by the coding sequence ATGGCGCCGACCCTCTACCCGCCCGCCCGGCTGCGCCCGGTGCGGAACACGTCCGGCGCGATGATCCAGCCGACCCGCGGACTCATCCCGCACGTCCAGGTCGGCACCGGTTCGCTGTTCGGCTGGTTCGACAACGCCGCGAGCCAGGTCAGCTCCCATCTGTGGCTGTCCAGGAACGGCGACTTCGAGCAGTATGTGCCGTTCGATCAGCGGGCCTGGGCGCAGGCGGCCGGGAATCCGTACTGGATCTCGTGCGAATGCGAGGGTTACGACACCGAGGACTACACACCGGTACAAATCACCCGGCTGGCCGAGCTGTTCGGCTGGGGGATGCGGGAGTTCGGCTGGAAAGCGGAGATCGCCGACTCGCCGAACGGCTATGGCCTCGGCACCCACCGGATGGGCGGGCAGGCCTGGGGCGGACACACCTGCCCCGGCGACCTCCGGGCGGCACGCCGCGGCGACATCCTGTCGCTCGCACTCGGTGACGGTCGCGGGGTGACGTCCGATCCCCGCGAGCGGTACGCCGGCCGGCCGACGCTACGCGAGGGAGCCCGTGGCGCCGACGTCGTGGAGCTCCAGAACGCGCTGAACATCGTCTTCGGCCACGAGGCGCCGATCGGCGATCCCAACCGGATCAGTCCGGATGGCGCGTACGGTCCACGCACCACCGCGCGGGTGGCCTCGCTGCAGCGCTACGCGTCCCCGTGGTTCGGCCGCATCCCCGACGACGGCGTCTGCGGAACGAACACCTGGCGCAAGATCGGCTACATCCTCACCGGGATGAACCGCACCGTCTGA
- a CDS encoding glycerate kinase — translation MADDRPRRVVIAPDSFKGSATATEVAAALGDGWRSRRPGDEIVTLPIADGGEGTLDVFAAAVPGSVRHPVRVTGPDGRPHDAEWLALPGDVAVVELARASGLPLMPAPDPLRAQTIGLGEALRAALVGGARRILVALGGSASTDGGTGALAALGARFLDARGAVLPPGGGALPELARVELAGLRTPPPGGVRCLVDVDAPLLGPAGAAAVFGPQKGAGPADVDLLAAGLRRLAEVLGGEPAAPGAGAAGGTAYGLAAAWGADLVPGVETITEAAGLPAALAGADWVVTGEGRFDRTSLAGKVVGGVLTLARAAGVPLLLAAGQIDAPRPEGAIAEVALARLAGGAPAAVAEPLRWLRAAGAELAGQAG, via the coding sequence GTGGCGGATGACCGGCCGCGGCGGGTGGTCATCGCCCCCGACTCGTTCAAGGGTTCGGCGACCGCGACGGAGGTCGCCGCGGCGCTCGGGGACGGCTGGCGCTCGCGCCGGCCGGGCGACGAGATCGTGACGCTGCCGATCGCCGACGGCGGCGAGGGCACCCTCGACGTCTTCGCCGCCGCCGTGCCCGGCTCGGTGCGCCACCCGGTGCGCGTGACCGGCCCGGACGGGCGTCCACACGACGCCGAATGGCTGGCGCTGCCGGGCGACGTGGCCGTGGTCGAACTCGCGCGAGCCAGCGGCCTGCCGCTCATGCCGGCCCCGGACCCGCTGCGGGCCCAGACCATCGGCCTCGGCGAGGCGCTGCGGGCCGCCCTGGTCGGCGGCGCCCGGCGGATCCTGGTGGCGCTGGGCGGTTCGGCCTCGACGGACGGCGGCACCGGTGCCCTCGCCGCGCTGGGTGCCCGCTTCCTCGACGCGCGCGGGGCGGTGCTGCCCCCGGGCGGGGGCGCCCTGCCGGAGCTGGCCCGGGTGGAGCTGGCCGGCCTGCGCACCCCCCCGCCCGGGGGAGTGCGCTGTCTGGTCGACGTGGACGCCCCCCTGCTGGGCCCCGCGGGCGCGGCCGCCGTGTTCGGTCCGCAGAAGGGGGCGGGCCCGGCCGACGTCGACCTGCTCGCGGCCGGGCTGCGGCGGCTGGCCGAGGTGCTCGGCGGTGAACCGGCGGCTCCGGGGGCGGGTGCGGCCGGCGGCACCGCCTACGGTCTCGCCGCGGCCTGGGGCGCCGACCTGGTGCCGGGTGTTGAGACGATCACCGAGGCGGCCGGGCTGCCGGCCGCCCTCGCCGGGGCCGACTGGGTGGTGACCGGCGAGGGCCGCTTCGACCGGACGTCCCTGGCGGGCAAGGTGGTGGGCGGGGTGCTGACCCTGGCCCGGGCGGCGGGCGTGCCGCTGCTTCTGGCCGCGGGCCAGATCGATGCCCCTCGTCCGGAGGGGGCGATCGCCGAGGTCGCCCTGGCCCGGTTGGCGGGCGGTGCGCCGGCGGCGGTCGCCGAGCCGCTGCGCTGGCTGCGCGCGGCCGGCGCGGAGCTGGCCGGCCAGGCTGGCTGA
- a CDS encoding SRPBCC family protein, with translation MASTVQESIEVHVPIRTAYNQWTQFESFPNFMDGVESIAQLDNTHTHWKVKVGGQEREFDATITEQLPDERVAWKSTEGTSHAGVVTFHRLADDETRVTVQMDWQPEGLAEKAGAALGADDRRVKADLKRFKSFIEHRQSETGGWRGEVPRPDAAGPAGSAGDPRQGRTTGEPSFGATGTPGSTGGSGFPGSGGSTGAPGSGGAPGSGGGPGAGGASGAPGTGGAPYTPGSGGAAGGRGQASGAQNRTPGSPAGGW, from the coding sequence ATGGCGAGCACGGTACAGGAATCGATCGAGGTCCACGTCCCGATTCGCACCGCCTACAACCAGTGGACGCAGTTCGAGTCCTTTCCGAACTTCATGGACGGTGTCGAGTCCATCGCCCAGCTCGACAACACCCACACCCACTGGAAGGTGAAGGTCGGCGGGCAGGAGCGGGAGTTCGACGCCACGATCACCGAGCAGCTGCCCGACGAGCGGGTGGCGTGGAAGAGCACCGAGGGCACCTCGCATGCCGGCGTGGTGACCTTCCACCGGCTCGCGGACGACGAGACCCGGGTGACGGTCCAGATGGACTGGCAGCCCGAGGGGCTCGCCGAGAAGGCGGGTGCCGCGCTCGGTGCTGACGACCGGCGGGTCAAGGCCGACCTCAAGCGGTTCAAGTCGTTCATCGAGCACCGTCAGAGCGAGACCGGCGGCTGGCGCGGCGAGGTGCCCCGGCCCGATGCCGCCGGGCCTGCCGGCAGTGCGGGGGATCCCCGCCAGGGCCGGACGACGGGCGAGCCGTCCTTCGGCGCCACGGGGACTCCCGGGTCGACCGGTGGGTCGGGCTTCCCCGGTTCGGGCGGTTCGACGGGCGCTCCCGGGTCGGGTGGCGCCCCGGGGTCGGGCGGCGGCCCGGGTGCGGGTGGTGCCTCGGGCGCACCCGGCACCGGTGGCGCGCCGTACACCCCCGGTTCGGGCGGCGCGGCGGGTGGCCGTGGCCAGGCCTCCGGCGCCCAGAACCGGACCCCGGGGAGCCCTGCCGGCGGCTGGTGA
- a CDS encoding MYXO-CTERM sorting domain-containing protein, producing the protein MHQCTTGGAAGPDLGPAAPLLLLLLLLLLFLDPPNVARRRPQAGR; encoded by the coding sequence GTGCACCAGTGCACGACAGGCGGCGCGGCCGGTCCGGACCTCGGGCCGGCCGCGCCGCTTCTTCTTCTCCTCCTTCTTCTCCTTCTCTTCCTTGATCCTCCGAACGTCGCCCGGCGCCGCCCGCAGGCCGGGAGATGA
- the ahcY gene encoding adenosylhomocysteinase yields the protein MSFDFKVADLALAEFGRKEIRLAEHEMPGLMATRAEYAASQPLRGARIMGSLHMTIQTAVLIETLVALGADVRWVSCNIFSTQDHAAAAIVVGPNGTKDDPQGVPVFAWKGETLEEYWWCTDQALAWPDGGAPNMILDDGGDATLLVHKGAQFEAAGAVPATDPSDSEEYAIVLETLRRTIAEKPGRWTETAANIKGVTEETTTGVHRLYEMAKAGTLAFPAINVNDSVTKSKFDNKYGCRHSVIDGLNRATDVLIGGKVAVVCGYGDVGKGCADALRGQGARVIVTEIDPICALQAAMDGFQVTVLEDVVGIADIFVSTTGNFNIITADHMAAMKHQAIVSNIGHFDNEIDMAGLTKTPGIEKINIKPQVDEWVFPDGHSIIVLAEGRLMNLGCATGHPSFVMSNSFTNQVIAQIELFTKTESYPIGVYVLPKHLDEKVARLHLDALGVKLTELTKQQADYIGVPVEGPYKADHYRY from the coding sequence ATGAGTTTCGACTTCAAGGTCGCGGATCTCGCGTTGGCCGAGTTCGGCCGCAAGGAGATCCGTCTTGCCGAGCACGAGATGCCCGGCCTGATGGCCACCCGGGCGGAGTACGCGGCCAGCCAGCCGCTGCGGGGCGCCCGCATCATGGGCTCCCTGCACATGACGATCCAGACCGCGGTCCTCATCGAGACCCTGGTGGCGCTCGGCGCCGACGTCCGCTGGGTCTCCTGCAACATCTTCTCCACCCAGGACCACGCGGCCGCGGCGATCGTCGTCGGGCCCAACGGCACCAAGGACGACCCGCAGGGCGTTCCGGTCTTCGCCTGGAAGGGCGAGACCCTCGAGGAGTACTGGTGGTGCACGGACCAGGCGCTGGCCTGGCCGGACGGCGGCGCGCCGAACATGATCCTCGACGACGGCGGCGACGCGACCCTGCTCGTGCACAAGGGCGCGCAGTTCGAGGCGGCCGGCGCGGTGCCGGCGACGGACCCCTCCGACAGCGAGGAGTACGCGATCGTCCTGGAGACGCTGCGCCGCACCATCGCCGAGAAGCCCGGTCGCTGGACCGAGACGGCGGCCAACATCAAGGGCGTCACCGAGGAGACCACCACCGGCGTGCACCGTCTCTACGAGATGGCCAAGGCCGGCACGCTCGCCTTCCCGGCGATCAACGTCAACGACTCGGTGACGAAGTCGAAGTTCGACAACAAGTACGGGTGCCGCCACTCGGTCATCGACGGCCTCAACCGCGCGACCGACGTGCTCATCGGCGGGAAGGTCGCCGTGGTCTGCGGCTACGGCGACGTCGGCAAGGGCTGCGCGGACGCGCTGCGCGGCCAGGGCGCCCGGGTCATCGTCACCGAGATCGACCCGATCTGCGCGCTGCAGGCCGCGATGGACGGCTTCCAGGTCACCGTGCTCGAGGACGTCGTCGGGATCGCCGACATCTTCGTCTCCACCACCGGCAACTTCAACATCATCACCGCCGACCACATGGCGGCGATGAAGCACCAGGCGATCGTGTCGAACATCGGACACTTCGACAACGAGATCGACATGGCCGGCCTGACGAAGACCCCGGGCATCGAGAAGATCAACATCAAGCCGCAGGTCGACGAGTGGGTGTTCCCGGACGGCCACTCGATCATCGTGCTCGCCGAGGGCCGGCTGATGAACCTCGGCTGCGCGACCGGCCACCCGAGCTTCGTGATGTCGAACAGCTTCACCAACCAGGTGATCGCGCAGATCGAGCTGTTCACCAAGACCGAGAGCTACCCGATCGGCGTCTACGTGCTGCCCAAGCACCTCGACGAGAAGGTGGCCCGACTTCACCTCGACGCGCTCGGGGTGAAGCTCACCGAGCTGACCAAGCAGCAGGCGGACTACATCGGCGTGCCCGTCGAGGGTCCGTACAAGGCCGACCACTACCGCTACTAG
- a CDS encoding efflux RND transporter permease subunit: MPPSTMPADDPTSPPAPTDRTRSSDADPGGRRFRVVAVVTLLVTLVLGYGLNRLEFTTGQDNYLNSDSQVARDNVDYQSLFGGQAMLTLFTIERGADADDLFTPRNIKQFRDLQTELDADPRIQSTITPLTALEFTDNLVRSRNGNVLDSPAAKILLGAQSRDPDPGSAQRRLADSLATLKRMQAIPEAQRTFDNPAWVDFLLHDNTGAIRKSLRPFFPTPSTAQMVTRLEGNASLAAEGEGARIVERATSGVRFDHATVMTTGAAVLLRDINNYLRGGFLTLGVISLALMAGLLIVAFAVRWRLLPLGVVGVGLIWAFGLAGYIGVPLSVVTIAGLPVLLGVGIDFAVQLHSRVEEEAQLDRAGNPVLAALAGLLPALALATVAAVLAFLALEFSQVPMIRDFGTLLALGLPVIVIATVLLLSASLTMRERRRPTPPKDYTHGPLGRTVIRLGALPRITAIPLVVAAVAIFVGGIFADGRLTIQTDPEKWVDQQSQVIKNINALRASTGSASELGIFVQSGDVFDDATAGFVGRFANAQLAAHPDDLLDASSLVTTISFMMEVPNTSVVMPTGADIRLAYQVAPPDIQRAMVNREHHALNLVFRTGSGSLERQAGVVDDIRDHVRPPAGISATPSGLAVVGTGLLDNFAKNRVELTYYALAAVFVLLLLYNRSLVRAVLSLVPVLIAVGLSSIIALLIGVDLSPLTAVSGPLIIALCTEFTTLLVLRHLEERRRGLGPLAAVEAAAARTGRAFLVSALAAVIGVAVLAFSSLPLLRDFGLLVALNVAVALLSALVVLPPLLVWADERGWVHRHGGGAGSVSVSAPGPLDKWLISGHAATERTGASRPTDAPRGGGDAAAGTGGARPGVAGAGPAAGAGPAAGVEPAQRASRRG; encoded by the coding sequence ATGCCGCCAAGCACCATGCCAGCCGATGATCCGACGAGTCCTCCTGCCCCGACCGACCGCACGCGCTCGTCCGACGCGGATCCCGGCGGCCGGCGTTTCCGTGTCGTCGCCGTCGTGACCCTGCTCGTCACGCTCGTCCTCGGGTACGGGCTGAACCGGCTGGAGTTCACCACCGGCCAGGACAACTACCTCAACAGCGATTCGCAGGTGGCCCGGGACAACGTCGACTACCAGTCGTTGTTCGGCGGCCAGGCGATGCTCACCCTGTTCACGATCGAGCGCGGCGCCGACGCCGACGACCTGTTCACCCCGCGCAACATCAAGCAGTTCAGGGACCTGCAGACCGAACTCGACGCGGACCCGCGCATCCAGTCGACGATCACCCCGCTGACCGCGCTGGAGTTCACCGACAACCTGGTGCGCAGCAGGAACGGCAACGTCCTCGACAGCCCGGCCGCGAAGATCCTGCTGGGCGCCCAGAGCCGCGACCCGGACCCGGGCTCCGCGCAGCGCCGCCTCGCCGACTCGCTGGCCACCCTGAAGCGGATGCAGGCGATCCCCGAGGCGCAGCGCACGTTCGACAACCCGGCCTGGGTGGACTTCCTGCTCCACGACAACACCGGCGCGATCCGCAAGTCGCTGCGGCCGTTCTTCCCGACCCCGTCGACGGCCCAGATGGTCACCCGGCTGGAGGGCAACGCCTCGCTGGCGGCCGAGGGCGAGGGCGCGCGGATCGTCGAGCGGGCCACCTCCGGAGTGCGGTTCGACCACGCGACGGTGATGACCACCGGCGCCGCCGTGCTGCTCCGGGACATCAACAACTACCTTCGCGGCGGCTTCCTCACCCTGGGCGTCATCTCGCTGGCCCTGATGGCGGGGCTGCTGATCGTCGCGTTCGCGGTGCGCTGGCGGCTGCTGCCGCTCGGGGTCGTCGGGGTCGGGCTCATCTGGGCCTTCGGTCTCGCGGGCTACATCGGCGTGCCGCTGTCCGTGGTGACCATCGCCGGCCTGCCCGTCCTGCTCGGCGTCGGCATCGACTTCGCGGTGCAGCTCCACAGCCGGGTCGAGGAGGAAGCCCAGCTCGACCGGGCCGGCAACCCCGTGCTGGCGGCCCTGGCCGGGCTGCTGCCCGCGCTGGCGCTGGCCACGGTCGCCGCCGTGCTCGCCTTCCTGGCCCTGGAGTTCAGCCAGGTGCCGATGATCCGGGACTTCGGCACGCTGCTCGCGCTCGGGCTGCCGGTCATCGTCATCGCGACGGTGCTGCTGCTCAGCGCGTCGCTGACCATGCGGGAACGGCGCCGCCCCACGCCGCCGAAGGACTACACCCACGGCCCGCTCGGCCGCACCGTCATCCGGCTGGGCGCCCTGCCGCGGATCACCGCGATCCCGCTCGTCGTGGCCGCCGTGGCGATCTTCGTTGGTGGGATCTTCGCGGACGGCCGGCTGACGATCCAGACGGATCCCGAGAAGTGGGTCGACCAGCAGAGCCAGGTGATCAAGAACATCAACGCGCTGCGGGCGAGCACCGGCTCGGCCAGCGAGCTGGGCATCTTCGTCCAGTCGGGCGACGTGTTCGACGACGCGACGGCGGGCTTCGTCGGCAGGTTCGCCAACGCACAGCTCGCGGCCCACCCCGACGACCTGCTGGACGCCTCCAGCCTGGTCACGACGATCAGCTTCATGATGGAGGTGCCGAACACGAGCGTCGTGATGCCGACCGGCGCCGACATCCGGCTCGCCTACCAGGTGGCGCCGCCCGACATCCAGCGCGCCATGGTCAACCGCGAGCACCACGCGCTGAACCTCGTGTTCCGGACCGGCTCCGGGTCGCTGGAGCGCCAGGCCGGCGTCGTCGACGACATCCGCGACCACGTGCGCCCCCCGGCCGGCATCAGCGCCACCCCGTCGGGCCTCGCCGTCGTCGGCACCGGTCTGCTGGACAACTTCGCCAAGAACCGGGTCGAGCTGACGTACTACGCCCTGGCCGCCGTGTTCGTCCTGCTGCTGCTCTACAACCGCAGCCTGGTGCGGGCGGTGCTGTCGCTGGTGCCGGTGCTGATCGCGGTGGGGCTCAGCTCGATCATCGCCCTGCTGATCGGGGTCGACCTGAGCCCGCTCACGGCGGTCAGCGGCCCGTTGATCATCGCGTTGTGCACGGAGTTCACCACCCTGCTCGTGCTACGCCACCTGGAGGAACGCCGCCGGGGCCTGGGGCCGCTCGCGGCGGTCGAGGCGGCCGCGGCCCGCACCGGGCGGGCCTTCCTCGTCTCCGCGCTGGCCGCCGTGATCGGCGTCGCCGTGCTGGCGTTCAGCTCGCTGCCGCTGCTGCGGGACTTCGGCCTGCTGGTCGCCCTGAACGTGGCCGTCGCCCTGCTGTCCGCGCTGGTCGTCCTGCCGCCGCTGCTGGTCTGGGCCGACGAGCGGGGCTGGGTGCACCGTCACGGCGGCGGTGCGGGCTCGGTCTCGGTCTCGGCGCCCGGCCCCCTGGACAAGTGGCTCATAAGCGGACATGCGGCTACGGAGAGGACGGGAGCGTCCCGGCCGACCGACGCACCGCGCGGCGGCGGGGACGCGGCGGCCGGCACCGGTGGCGCTCGGCCGGGCGTGGCGGGAGCCGGGCCGGCAGCGGGAGCCGGGCCGGCAGCGGGTGTCGAACCAGCTCAGCGGGCATCACGGCGAGGGTGA
- a CDS encoding GNAT family N-acetyltransferase: protein MSGRAGDAAVTVVAGTPPRTALDLRYEVFVREQGVPPELEYDGLDATADHAVVLDDDGRAVATARLLDPGPHRPDAEPVGIIGRVAVSAAWRGRGLGRLVTAALEARAGERGLPAVELHAQARVADFYTRQGYRPIGEPDVEAGIEHVWMRRELLPGLRRVRDSDAAALQELIATVWAEYPGCVLDVDAEEPWLRAPGSAHAAGTGEPARAMWVVSADAAGPIGAGPAGGVLASVAVWARPAADPAAAADPGAAAELKTLYVSALVRRRGLGAALVHRAEREARRWAARQMRLWTDTRFTDAHRLYRRLGYQATGHSRDLHDLSATTEIEFRRPLSSPAGTNEVPTS, encoded by the coding sequence GTGAGCGGGCGCGCCGGCGACGCCGCGGTCACCGTGGTCGCGGGGACGCCCCCGCGCACCGCGCTCGACCTGCGATACGAGGTCTTCGTCCGCGAGCAGGGCGTGCCGCCGGAGCTGGAGTACGACGGCCTCGACGCGACCGCGGACCATGCCGTCGTCCTCGATGACGACGGGCGGGCGGTGGCCACGGCCCGCCTGCTCGATCCGGGGCCCCACCGGCCGGACGCGGAGCCGGTGGGGATCATCGGGCGGGTCGCCGTCTCCGCCGCCTGGCGCGGCCGGGGCCTGGGCCGGCTGGTCACCGCGGCCCTGGAGGCACGGGCGGGGGAGCGCGGTCTGCCGGCCGTGGAGCTGCACGCTCAGGCGAGGGTGGCGGACTTCTACACCCGCCAGGGGTACCGGCCGATCGGCGAACCCGACGTCGAGGCGGGCATCGAACACGTGTGGATGCGCCGCGAGCTGCTCCCCGGCCTGCGGCGGGTGCGGGACTCCGACGCCGCGGCGCTCCAGGAGCTGATCGCGACCGTCTGGGCGGAGTACCCGGGCTGCGTCCTCGACGTGGACGCCGAGGAGCCGTGGTTGCGGGCCCCCGGATCGGCCCACGCGGCGGGCACGGGGGAGCCCGCTCGGGCCATGTGGGTGGTCTCGGCGGACGCTGCCGGTCCGATCGGGGCGGGGCCGGCCGGCGGAGTGCTCGCCAGCGTGGCGGTGTGGGCGCGACCGGCGGCGGATCCCGCGGCGGCCGCCGATCCCGGCGCGGCCGCCGAGCTGAAGACGCTGTACGTGTCGGCCCTCGTCCGCCGCCGAGGGCTGGGTGCGGCCCTGGTGCACCGCGCGGAACGGGAGGCCCGGCGGTGGGCGGCGCGGCAGATGCGGCTGTGGACCGACACGAGGTTCACCGACGCGCACCGGCTGTACCGGCGGCTGGGTTACCAGGCCACCGGGCACAGCCGCGACCTGCACGACCTCTCGGCCACGACCGAAATCGAGTTCCGCCGCCCGCTGTCCTCACCGGCAGGGACGAACGAAGTCCCAACGTCCTGA
- a CDS encoding CTP synthase C-terminal region-related (seleno)protein has product MTSSAAVTPSTPVASSAPFPRSAPVARVALVGDRSAEIAAHGRIPDLLDALRRRDGLPLDAYWIPTDEVVAAGPLDGFDGIWLVPGSPYASEAGALAAVRTARERGIPFLGTCGGLQHVVLEFARSVCGFADAAHAEVDPDAPHPLIVPIACALNGHEGAVRITRDSLAERVIGADRTVERYYCSYGINPDHVGLLLAHGLRFSGVDEAGDVRVLELPGHPFFLATLFQPELGSDASRPHPVIRGFAQAAVAMAAARRTSTRVPGA; this is encoded by the coding sequence ATGACCTCCAGCGCCGCCGTCACACCGTCCACACCCGTCGCGTCCTCGGCCCCCTTCCCGCGGTCCGCCCCGGTTGCTCGCGTGGCGCTGGTCGGCGACCGCAGCGCCGAGATCGCCGCGCATGGCCGCATCCCCGACCTGCTCGACGCGCTGCGCCGACGCGACGGACTCCCGCTGGACGCCTACTGGATCCCGACCGACGAGGTGGTCGCCGCGGGGCCGCTCGACGGCTTCGACGGCATCTGGCTCGTGCCGGGCAGCCCGTACGCCAGCGAGGCGGGCGCGCTCGCGGCGGTCCGTACGGCACGGGAGCGCGGCATCCCGTTCCTCGGGACCTGCGGCGGCCTCCAGCACGTCGTGCTGGAGTTCGCCCGCTCGGTGTGCGGGTTCGCCGACGCCGCGCACGCCGAGGTGGACCCCGACGCGCCCCACCCGCTGATCGTGCCGATCGCCTGCGCCCTGAACGGTCACGAGGGTGCCGTCCGGATCACCCGCGACTCTCTCGCGGAACGGGTCATCGGCGCGGACCGCACGGTCGAGCGGTACTACTGCTCGTACGGGATCAACCCGGACCACGTCGGCCTGTTGCTCGCCCACGGCCTGCGCTTCAGCGGGGTGGACGAGGCCGGCGACGTCCGCGTCCTCGAGCTGCCCGGCCATCCGTTCTTCCTGGCGACGCTGTTCCAGCCCGAGCTCGGCTCGGACGCCAGCCGCCCGCACCCGGTCATCCGCGGCTTCGCCCAGGCCGCGGTCGCGATGGCCGCGGCCAGGCGAACCTCGACGAGGGTGCCCGGCGCGTAG
- a CDS encoding DUF1918 domain-containing protein, protein MSASVGDRFVVHGRTVGSPERHGVVIEIRGADGGPPYVVRWDDGHEGLFFPSCDSLVELHSARETLRV, encoded by the coding sequence ATGTCCGCATCCGTCGGAGACAGGTTCGTCGTCCACGGCCGCACCGTGGGCAGCCCGGAACGGCACGGCGTCGTGATCGAGATACGCGGCGCCGACGGCGGTCCGCCGTACGTCGTTCGATGGGACGACGGGCACGAGGGGCTGTTCTTCCCGAGCTGCGACTCGCTCGTCGAGCTCCACAGCGCCCGGGAGACCCTCCGGGTCTGA